In Paracoccus sp. TOH, a single window of DNA contains:
- a CDS encoding flagellar hook-basal body complex protein FliE — protein sequence MISSTLAATAYDRARPAVTPAEGLPQGVTAAASDFAKVMEQVDLAATGAMAGQGDTHDLVQSIAQAEIALETVVAIRDKVVEAYQEILRMPV from the coding sequence ATGATTTCTTCGACACTCGCCGCGACCGCTTACGACCGCGCACGCCCCGCCGTCACGCCGGCCGAGGGCCTGCCGCAAGGCGTGACCGCCGCGGCCAGCGATTTTGCCAAGGTGATGGAACAGGTCGATCTGGCCGCCACCGGCGCCATGGCGGGCCAGGGCGACACGCATGACCTGGTGCAAAGCATCGCCCAAGCCGAGATCGCGCTCGAGACCGTGGTCGCCATCCGCGACAAGGTGGTCGAGGCCTATCAGGAAATCCTGCGCATGCCGGTCTGA
- a CDS encoding flagellar biosynthetic protein FliQ, which produces MDENLIFDLTRQALWIAVRMSAPLLIVALVAGVVIGLFQALTSVQEMTLTFVPKIGLMLVVFWVSMSFMTATLASFFTDQILPQIAGS; this is translated from the coding sequence ATGGACGAGAACCTGATCTTCGACCTGACCCGCCAGGCGCTGTGGATCGCGGTGCGCATGTCGGCGCCGCTGCTGATCGTGGCGCTGGTCGCCGGCGTGGTGATCGGCCTGTTCCAGGCGCTGACCTCGGTGCAGGAAATGACGCTGACCTTCGTGCCCAAGATCGGCCTGATGCTGGTGGTGTTCTGGGTCAGCATGAGCTTCATGACCGCGACCCTGGCCAGCTTCTTTACCGACCAGATCCTGCCGCAGATCGCGGGATCCTAG
- a CDS encoding flagellar hook-basal body complex protein has translation MDNGIYAALTRQSGLMREMRTVANNIANANTTGFRREGVVFSEYMVPLDRRGETLAMANGRGRMIDLSAGGMTQTNGQFDMALDGDGFLMVQTPQGNRLTRAGAFMTNAEGELVNPDGYQLLDDGQAPIVIPAGVRSVGIGIDGTVSADGNPVGRIGVFAAPELAKLRHEAGTLFDPGGAVEPVEAPVLRQGFLEESNVDPVLELSRMIEVQRAYELGQSFLDREDQRIRQTITSLTR, from the coding sequence ATGGACAACGGGATCTATGCCGCCCTGACCCGGCAATCCGGCCTGATGCGCGAAATGCGCACCGTGGCCAACAACATCGCCAATGCCAACACCACCGGCTTCCGGCGCGAGGGGGTGGTGTTCTCGGAATACATGGTGCCGCTCGACCGCCGGGGCGAGACGCTGGCCATGGCCAATGGCCGCGGCCGGATGATCGACCTGAGCGCCGGCGGCATGACCCAGACCAACGGCCAGTTCGACATGGCGCTCGACGGCGACGGTTTCCTGATGGTGCAGACTCCGCAGGGCAACCGCCTGACCCGCGCCGGCGCCTTCATGACCAATGCCGAGGGCGAGCTGGTCAACCCGGACGGCTACCAGTTGCTCGACGACGGCCAGGCGCCGATCGTGATCCCGGCCGGGGTGCGCAGCGTCGGAATCGGCATCGACGGCACCGTCTCGGCCGACGGCAACCCGGTCGGTCGGATCGGCGTCTTCGCCGCGCCGGAACTTGCCAAGCTGCGACACGAAGCCGGCACGCTTTTCGACCCGGGCGGCGCGGTCGAGCCGGTAGAGGCGCCGGTGCTCCGCCAGGGCTTCCTCGAGGAGTCCAACGTCGATCCGGTGCTGGAGCTGTCGCGCATGATCGAGGTCCAGCGCGCCTATGAACTCGGCCAGAGCTTCCTCGACCGCGAGGACCAGCGCATCCGCCAAACCATCACCTCCCTGACCCGGTGA
- the flgG gene encoding flagellar basal-body rod protein FlgG: MRALQIAATGMSAQQMRVEVISNNLANMSTTGYNARRAEFADLQYQQATRPGTLTATNGAMVPAGVQLGLGVRPASVTIMPAQGSLTETKGDLDIAIDGSGYLEVTLPSGLSGYTRDGSLKRSAEGQVVTSEGYPLVPDITIPEDARSISINANGEVFAYFSDRVEPENLGQITLANFINEKGLEAVGSNLFLETVASGPPQVATPGQEGLGTIRSGFLEESAVDPVREIAELIKAQRGYELNSKVITAADQMLGTTVQVR, encoded by the coding sequence ATGAGAGCCCTTCAGATCGCAGCGACCGGGATGAGCGCGCAGCAGATGCGCGTCGAGGTCATCTCGAACAACCTCGCCAACATGTCGACCACCGGCTACAACGCCCGGCGGGCCGAATTCGCCGACCTGCAATACCAGCAGGCCACCCGGCCGGGCACGCTGACCGCTACGAACGGCGCGATGGTCCCCGCCGGCGTGCAGCTGGGCCTGGGCGTGCGGCCGGCCAGCGTCACCATCATGCCGGCGCAGGGATCGCTGACCGAAACCAAGGGCGATCTGGACATCGCCATCGACGGCAGCGGCTATCTGGAAGTCACCCTGCCCTCGGGTCTCTCGGGCTATACCCGCGACGGCAGTCTGAAACGCTCGGCCGAGGGGCAGGTCGTGACCTCCGAGGGCTATCCGCTGGTGCCCGACATCACCATCCCCGAGGACGCGCGCAGCATCTCGATCAACGCCAATGGCGAGGTCTTCGCCTATTTCAGCGACCGCGTCGAACCCGAGAACCTGGGCCAGATCACCCTGGCCAATTTCATCAACGAGAAGGGGCTCGAGGCGGTCGGATCGAACCTGTTCCTGGAAACCGTGGCCTCCGGCCCGCCGCAGGTCGCCACGCCGGGGCAAGAGGGGCTGGGCACGATCCGCTCGGGTTTCCTGGAGGAAAGCGCCGTCGATCCGGTGCGCGAGATCGCCGAGCTGATCAAGGCGCAGCGCGGCTACGAGCTGAATTCAAAGGTGATCACCGCCGCCGACCAGATGCTGGGCACCACGGTGCAGGTGCGCTGA
- the flgA gene encoding flagellar basal body P-ring formation chaperone FlgA translates to MKALLLLLLMLPQAGLAGSVVATRTLPAGTVIAPGDVAIAEDQPGGVADVAQVAGQQLRVMVYQGRRIDPSFLTAPTLVGRNQIVTIAYEKSALRIEAEGRALSAGSVGQIIRVMNNASRVTVSGRVAPDGTVIIEQH, encoded by the coding sequence ATGAAAGCCCTGCTTCTTCTGCTGCTGATGCTGCCGCAAGCGGGGCTGGCCGGATCGGTGGTGGCCACGCGCACCCTGCCCGCCGGCACCGTGATCGCCCCCGGCGACGTCGCCATCGCCGAGGACCAGCCCGGCGGGGTCGCGGATGTCGCCCAGGTCGCCGGCCAGCAACTGCGGGTCATGGTCTATCAGGGCCGCCGGATCGACCCCTCCTTCCTGACCGCGCCCACGCTGGTCGGCCGCAACCAGATCGTCACCATCGCCTATGAGAAATCCGCCCTGCGCATTGAGGCCGAGGGGCGTGCCCTGTCCGCCGGCAGCGTCGGGCAGATCATCCGCGTCATGAACAACGCATCGCGCGTCACCGTCTCGGGCCGTGTCGCCCCGGACGGAACCGTCATCATCGAGCAGCACTGA
- the flgH gene encoding flagellar basal body L-ring protein FlgH, translating to MPDATPRRPDLLIGAALIALSLSACGRVSQIGQAPDMTEPESSVEFQAMTSQGYGSQELPDRPDSAASLWTSAQNSLVADRRASTRGDILTVVIEIDDRAEIQNSSGRSRSSADKVSIPSMMGLPQRIDEVLPEGASMDELAEAKASSSFKGSGNISRRDKLTLRVAATVVDRLPNGVLRIQGTQEVRVNYEVRELTVSGFVRPSDIGRRNEISYDRIAGARISYGGRGQISDVQQPRYGQQIADIVLPY from the coding sequence ATGCCCGACGCCACGCCCCGACGCCCCGATCTGCTGATCGGCGCCGCGCTCATCGCCTTGTCGCTATCGGCCTGCGGGCGGGTCTCGCAGATCGGTCAGGCGCCGGACATGACCGAGCCGGAAAGCAGCGTCGAGTTCCAGGCCATGACCTCGCAAGGATATGGCTCGCAGGAGTTGCCGGACCGCCCGGACAGCGCCGCATCGCTCTGGACCAGCGCGCAGAATTCACTGGTCGCGGACCGGCGCGCCTCGACCCGCGGCGACATTCTGACCGTCGTCATCGAGATCGACGACCGCGCCGAGATCCAGAACAGCTCGGGCCGCAGCCGCAGTTCGGCCGACAAGGTCAGCATCCCCTCGATGATGGGTCTGCCGCAGCGCATCGACGAAGTGTTGCCCGAGGGCGCCAGCATGGACGAACTGGCCGAGGCCAAGGCCTCCTCCAGCTTCAAGGGCAGCGGCAACATCTCGCGCCGCGACAAGCTGACCCTGCGTGTCGCCGCGACCGTGGTCGACCGCCTGCCCAACGGCGTGCTGCGCATCCAGGGCACGCAGGAGGTGCGGGTCAATTACGAGGTGCGCGAACTGACGGTCAGCGGTTTCGTCCGCCCCTCGGATATCGGCCGGCGCAACGAGATCTCCTACGACCGGATCGCCGGCGCCCGCATCTCCTACGGCGGTCGCGGCCAGATCAGCGACGTCCAGCAGCCGCGTTACGGCCAGCAGATCGCCGATATCGTCCTGCCTTACTAA